In the genome of Bacillus sp. S3, one region contains:
- a CDS encoding DNA translocase FtsK: MSWIQNFFQKFKKDEEEEYNEVRIHPHYQETLPPQNQIDSLKDLDTRISYQYPKGGNLPARPPRVLQKDKQESVRPKRTAQLPEKQGRTEKPLVTPVKKEVTNKMKEQVSRSRGPFHPTEIPSPVFGFNRPKKSDTIVEHELSRFLQEDFENGVDHLIEADVETPASVTEILIETSSPALEEIFQAEETLLEEHVEQVEAVEESFPEPEPEFESEPEPETEPELEFESELEPEPEPEIVSDPEIPAQKRSKLPFNVMMLKQDKQKWEEKKRTREMEQKAAGEKEKKAVEIVNLLIKPLENNENESLNDSTYILPKSNLLNPPVTEVRDQGWLLEQEELLNQTLRNFNVGASVVNVTQGPSVTRFEVQPEPGVKVNKITNLSDDIKLSLAARDIRIEAPIPGKHTIGIEVPNHKSRPVLINEIIGSSVFSDSPSPLTAVLGLDIAGNPIVTDLKKMPHGLIAGATGSGKSVCINSILVSLIYKARPEDVKLLLIDPKMVELAPYNRIPHLVSPVITDVKAATAALKWAVDEMERRYELFAHTGVRDIGRFNELAIKHKRYSDKLPFIVIIIDELADLMMMSPADVEEAVCRIAQKARACGIHLILATQRPSVDVITGLIKANIPTRIAFSVSSQVDSRTIIDISGAEKLLGRGDMLFLENGSSKPVRLQGTYVSDEEIDLVVAHVREQREPEYLFEQEELLKKAQVTEEEDELFFEACEFIVDQGGASTSSLQRRFKIGYNRAARLMDLLEKNGYITGANGSKPRDVLITAADLEAISD, translated from the coding sequence TGGATCCAAAACTTTTTTCAAAAGTTTAAAAAAGATGAGGAAGAAGAGTATAACGAGGTAAGGATACATCCTCACTACCAGGAAACCCTTCCACCACAAAATCAAATTGATAGTTTAAAGGATTTGGACACGAGAATATCGTATCAATACCCTAAGGGCGGTAATCTTCCAGCTCGTCCGCCGAGGGTCCTTCAAAAGGATAAGCAGGAAAGCGTACGTCCAAAAAGAACAGCGCAGCTTCCAGAAAAACAAGGACGAACAGAAAAGCCTTTGGTAACGCCTGTAAAAAAAGAAGTGACGAATAAAATGAAGGAACAGGTGTCTAGATCAAGGGGACCGTTTCATCCAACTGAAATTCCTTCTCCTGTTTTTGGCTTTAATAGGCCAAAAAAGTCGGATACAATTGTGGAGCATGAATTGAGCCGTTTTTTACAAGAGGATTTTGAAAACGGGGTTGATCATCTTATTGAGGCTGATGTGGAAACTCCAGCTTCCGTAACAGAGATTCTAATTGAAACATCTTCTCCTGCGTTAGAGGAAATTTTTCAAGCTGAAGAAACCTTGCTTGAAGAACATGTGGAACAAGTTGAAGCAGTGGAAGAGTCTTTTCCTGAACCCGAACCTGAATTCGAATCCGAACCTGAACCGGAAACCGAACCCGAACTTGAATTCGAATCCGAACTCGAACCTGAACCCGAACCTGAAATTGTATCTGACCCAGAAATACCTGCCCAAAAACGTTCGAAGTTGCCATTCAATGTGATGATGCTAAAGCAGGATAAACAAAAATGGGAAGAGAAAAAGCGAACGAGGGAAATGGAACAGAAAGCTGCCGGAGAAAAAGAGAAAAAAGCGGTAGAAATAGTTAATCTGCTTATAAAACCTTTAGAAAATAATGAAAACGAAAGTTTGAATGATAGTACCTATATACTGCCAAAATCAAATTTATTAAACCCTCCGGTAACAGAGGTCCGTGACCAGGGATGGTTACTTGAGCAAGAAGAGCTTTTAAATCAAACATTGCGAAATTTTAATGTCGGCGCAAGTGTTGTCAATGTGACACAAGGACCGTCGGTTACACGCTTTGAAGTACAGCCAGAGCCAGGTGTAAAAGTAAACAAAATCACAAACTTAAGTGATGATATAAAATTAAGCCTTGCCGCAAGGGATATCCGGATTGAAGCGCCTATTCCGGGAAAACATACGATTGGAATTGAGGTGCCTAATCATAAGTCAAGACCTGTTCTTATTAATGAAATTATCGGGAGCAGTGTTTTCAGTGATTCTCCCTCACCATTAACGGCGGTTCTTGGTCTTGATATTGCCGGGAACCCTATTGTTACCGACTTGAAGAAAATGCCGCACGGATTAATCGCAGGTGCGACCGGGTCGGGAAAGAGTGTTTGCATTAACTCTATTTTGGTTAGTTTGATATATAAGGCCCGTCCAGAAGATGTAAAGCTATTATTGATTGATCCTAAAATGGTAGAGCTTGCACCATATAATCGGATTCCGCACTTAGTCAGCCCCGTGATCACAGATGTGAAGGCGGCAACAGCGGCGTTAAAATGGGCTGTAGATGAAATGGAAAGACGCTATGAGCTATTTGCTCATACAGGTGTTCGCGATATTGGCCGATTTAATGAACTGGCGATAAAGCATAAGCGCTACTCAGACAAACTGCCGTTTATTGTGATTATTATTGATGAGTTAGCTGATTTGATGATGATGTCCCCGGCAGATGTAGAAGAAGCAGTTTGCCGGATTGCCCAAAAGGCTAGAGCCTGCGGGATTCATTTGATTTTAGCTACGCAAAGACCATCAGTGGATGTCATCACCGGATTAATTAAAGCAAATATTCCTACCCGGATTGCCTTTTCAGTTTCTTCTCAGGTAGATTCTCGTACGATTATTGATATTAGCGGGGCTGAGAAATTGCTTGGCCGCGGCGATATGCTATTTTTAGAAAATGGCTCATCAAAACCAGTACGCTTACAAGGCACATATGTTTCTGATGAAGAGATTGATCTGGTTGTTGCCCATGTGAGAGAGCAGAGGGAGCCTGAATACCTGTTCGAGCAAGAAGAATTACTTAAAAAAGCGCAAGTTACGGAAGAGGAAGACGAACTATTTTTTGAGGCCTGTGAATTTATTGTTGATCAAGGAGGCGCTTCTACCTCAAGCTTGCAAAGACGGTTTAAAATTGGTTATAACCGTGCCGCACGGTTAATGGACCTGCTCGAAAAAAACGGCTATATTACGGGTGCCAATGGAAGCAAACCTCGTGACGTTTTGATAACAGCTGCGGATTTGGAGGCTATTTCCGACTAG